The following are encoded together in the Microcaecilia unicolor chromosome 12, aMicUni1.1, whole genome shotgun sequence genome:
- the TAGLN gene encoding transgelin: MANVGPAYGMSREVQSKIQKKYDPELENRLVEWIVAQCGAEVGRPEPGREGFQAWLKNGIVLSKLVNSLYAEGSKPVKIQQPPPTTVFKQMEQVAQFLKASEDYGVVKTDIFQTVDLFEGKDLAAVQRTLMALGSLAVTKNDGRYHGDPSWFMKKAQEHKRDFSDQQLKEGKNIIGLQMGSNRGASQAGSTGYGRPRQIIS, encoded by the exons ATGGCAAACGTGGGCCCTGCATATGGCATGAGCCGGGAGGTGCAGTCTAAGATCCAGAAGAAATATGATCCAGAGTTGGAGAACCGTCTGGTGGAGTGGATCGTTGCTCAGTGTGGAGCAGAAGTTGGACGGCCTGAGCCAGGCAGAGAAGGGTTCCAGGCATGGTTGAAGAATGGAATT GTGCTGAGCAAGTTGGTCAACAGCCTTTACGCAGAAGGCTCCAAGCCTGTGAAGATCCAGCAACCCCCACCTACTACAGTATTCAAGCAAATGGAGCAGGTAGCTCAGTTCTTGAAGGCTTCGGAGGACTATGGAGTTGtcaaaactgacattttccaGACTGTTGACCTCTTTGAAG GAAAAGACCTAGCTGCTGTGCAGAGAACCCTGATGGCACTGGGCAGCTTAGCGGTTACAAAGAATGACGGTCGTTACCATGGAGATCCCTCCTGGTTCATGAA GAAAGCCCAGGAACATAAGCGGGACTTCTCTGATCAGCAGCTCAAAGAAGGCAAAAATATTATTGGCTTACAAATGGGAAGCAACAGGGGAGCCTCCCAGGCAGGCTCAACAGGCTATGGTCGGCCCAGACAGATCATCAGTTAA